The DNA sequence CATGGAAACGAAAGCGACCATTCATTGCTTATCTGTTTTATTTTCAAGGTAGCCTTTACATAAAAATTACTTTTTAAATAAGTCCCATAAGCTGAAGGAAGTTTTTTTGTAAACTTTATTATAAGCCGATTTTTTTGGGTTTTTCACCAGACCCATTCCTTTTTTGCCGTAGCCGGGAGAGAAGGATTTTTTTACGGCTCTTTTTGCACGCCCGGTTGTCCGGGCTTTAAATGATTTTTTTATACTCGGTTTTCGGAAACCGAACTTCATAGAAAAACCTCCTGAAATAAAGTGTGCTTTCTTTTGAACATGGGCGGTTGAAGTCAGGCGTTCTATAAACAATTTCTGGTTAACAGAAACTCCCAGAAAAATACCACTTACATTTACTTCGACACACCATGTTTAAAACCTTTGAAAGAGAATACATAAATTCATCGTTTCTTCATATTTTCTTGATAGTGTAATAGTAGATCGTAAAGGAAAGGGGAAAGAAAAATGAAAAAGCGCACTACTACTCTTACAGGAACAGTTATTTTATCATCCGTACTTCTATTGGCAGCCTGCGGAGGCGGCGGAGAGCAGGATACTAACAATAATGCCGGAAGCAACGAAGAAGAAGCTTCAGGCAGTTCTGCTCCTATGAACAACGATAACATGCCGATGGACGACGAAGATATGCCGATGAATGATGAAGATGGTCATATGAACGACGAAGATATGCCGATGAATGATGAAGATGGTCATATGAACGACGAAGATATGCCGATGAACGATGAAAACGGTCATATGAATGACGAGGACTCTATGGGAGGCAATGACCGGGAATCCTTTGAAGAAGAAGCCGCACAGCTTCCAGAAGATTTTAATGAAAACGCCGATCAAAATCTGCAGACGACAAACACGAAAAACATCACACGATTGGATGCAGAAACACCCGAAGCTTTTTCGATAACAGCTTCCCAGACGATCTGGCCGGCGACTCATGAAGCTAATCAGCCGGGAACGATTATCCTTGCAGATCCCGAAGAGTGGCAGGAAACCCTCGCTGCACTGACGCTTGTACATCATCCCAATGACGGGCCGCTTCTGCTTATGGAAGATGGTTTGACAGAGGAATTAATGGCTGAAATTGAACGCCTTGCTCCTCTTGGAAACGACAATGGAGTGGAAATTCTTGCTGCTGCCACTTTATCAGAGGAGGACGAGGCACAACTGGAAGACTATAATGTGGAGCAGATCGAAGCAGAAGATCCGGCAGCTTTTGCCAAAGAAGTAGAAGATCGTTTTGCTGATACGATTGATGAGCGTCCGGATGGGGTGCTGATTGGTTCGATGAATGAGGAGCATCAGGCTTCTTCGATGATTGCGGGGAGCTGGATTGCCCACATGAATGAATCGCTGCTTTATGTCGATGAAAGTGTCCCGGAAGCAACTCAGGAAGCATTGGAAGAACGGGATGGAGAGGCAGAAATGTACATTCTGGGCAGTGAAGAAACAATTTCTGCCGAGGTGGAAGAAGAATTAGCGGAATTTGGGGATGTGCAGAGAATTGAAGGAGAATCACCAGCAGAACTGTCTATCAACTTTGCCTCCTATGAGGATGAAGAATTCGGCTGGGGTATCAACGAGCCTGGACATGGTCTTGTGTTTGCTTCCCCTGAAGAAGCCGAACTGGCTCTTGCCGGCGCACCGCTTGCCCATCTGGGTAAACATGCTCCTATGATATGGGTTGAAGGTGACGAACTGCAGCAGGAACACGCTGACTACCTGGCCAAACTGAAACCGCATTTTGAAGATGCTCCAATGGAAGGGCCTTATAACCATGGCTATATTCTTGGAGGAGAAGAAGTTATTTCTTTCCAGACTCAGGGAATAATTGATGATAAAATGGAAATACAGCCTTTAGGTGGAGGCGGACACGGGATGCATTAATCCTGCTTCTCCTGCAGCTGCCGTCATCGCTAAAAGCTTTGACGGCAGTTTTTTGATTTCTATTGTCAGTTCTTTTAGTATCTCGTGTTGTTTTAAAAGCGCCTTTCCTGACTTTCGGGAGAAGCTTCGAGCTTTCTTTTTCCGCAGGCGTCTTGAAAAATCGCCTTGGCACGGGTTTCTACCTTGGCACCTTCTTGATTCAACCAGCAGGCTTTCTGTATGGGAAAATTACAACGAAGCGGAAACCGGCGGGCGCCAGAGCAAGAAAGACGAGCGGTGGCTCCATCCCTCCCGACCGCAGGGAGGAAGGGATTAGCTGAGGCCGGCCCGCCTGGAAAGCGTCCCCATGGAAACGAAAACGGCTGATTACAGAAGTAGGGACTAATTATTAAGTTCAACATATAAAGATGTTTTATTTTCAAGACAGCATAATTTAAATAAACTGACTTCGAGAAAGAAATTCGTATAGGAAGGAGGGGGTCCCGATGGCTACGCAGATACTGGCAGTGGATGATGAAGAACAGATGCTGGACTTGATCGCAGCCTGCCTTCCGTCAGATATTTATCAGGTAACTGGAGAAAGCCGGCCGGAACAAGTGCTGGAAGTGATAAAGAATAAAAAATTCGATCTTATTCTTCTGGACATCATGATGCCGGAAATGAGCGGATGGGAACTTTTGAAGCACTTAAAGCTGCAGCAGTCTCAGCCGGTTATTATGCTCACGGCGCTTGGAGAAACAGAGCAAATTGTTTATGGACTCCAGGCTGGAGCGGATGATTATGTGACAAAGCCGTTTGAGCCTTCCGAACTGATGGCCCGTATTGAAGCCGTTCTGCGAAGATCGAAAACTGCTTCCTCATCTTCTTCCTTACTTCGTGCTGCAGGAATAGAAATTAATACAGAAACGAGAGAAGTTTTTGCTGAAGGAACCGCTGTTTCCTTGACTAAAAAGGAATTTGAAATTTTAGTTAAGCTTGTAAAGTCTCCGGGGCGTGTGTTTACGAGGGATCAGCTGCTCGACACCATTTCTGAATTTGGAGAGGCCCGCATGGACAGGAGTATAGATGCTCATATTAAAAATATCAGGGAAAAGATGAAAGAAGTGCAGGCAGACCATGAATTTATCGAAACGGTATGGGGGATCGGCTATCGTCTTCCTGCAGATGGGGAAAAATCATGAGAAGACTGCCGGTTCAAGCAGCTGTTCTTGTGTTTGGTACATTTTTAATTTTAATTGCTCTCATTAGTGTCAGCTTTTATTATTCTTCTCAGGCTTTTTATGAAAACCAACTGCTTACAGATATTGAAAGACGTCTGGAAGCCCATCGGGAAGTGCTTGAAGACTCTTATGACCCGGGAGTACTGGAACATGTGCGGGTTATGGAAGAAGGAGTGGAAGAATCTGAATACATTTTAGTTGGGGCGGATGGAAGGGTGCAGGACAGCACTCGAAATGTGAGTACGGCTGATACAGACAGATATCTTTCCTGGATTAGAGAAAGAATGAATACAGAAGATGGTTTTCTGGAGTTTGTCGAAAGTTCCCATCATTCTATTCCGCACGTCTTTGCGATAGAACCGGTCATGGGAGAGGGAGAACCCCGCGCTTATTTATTCGTGGAGGAGGCTACAAGCAGATTTGAATCGACCCGTGAGAATTTGTTTCTTCTTACGGCAGGCACGGCATTTTTAAGTATGCTGCTTGCCGGCCTTCTTGCTGTTCTTGCGACCTTTTTTATGACAAGACCGCTCATAAAACTTAGAAACGCAACCGAAAAAGTAGCTGAAGGAGATTTTGATACAGACGTATACAGCACCCGTCAGGATGAGATCGGAGAATTAAGCCGGAGTGTACAGGCGATGGCTAATCGTCTGAAAGAGTACCAGATGTCGAGGCAGATGCTGCTTTCCAACGTATCTCATGATCTGCGCACTCCTCTGACCTATGTAAAAGCTTATGCTGCCCTGTTGAAAGAGAGGCCTGATCTTCCACCGGATCAGCTTATAAAACAGGCTGGAGTGATCCATGGGGAAGCACTGCGGATGGAAAGGCTGGTAGAGGATTTGTTTCAGCTGACTAAAATGGATGAGGGCCATCTGGAGCTGTATACTACCCCGGAAAATATCAGTCAGACTCTTCGGGACCTTATTCCGGCTTATGAAATGATGGCCGAGCAGGAAGGTTGTATTTTCCTCCCTGTTATTCCTGCTTCAGAAACAAAGATTCCGCTCGACAGAGAAAGATTGGAACAGGCGCTTACAAATATCATTCGGAATGCCTTCCGCCACACTCCGCAGGGCAGCCGGGTCACTCTGGAACTGAAAGAGGACGAAAAAGATGTTATTATCTCCGTTACCGATCAGGGGAGTGGAGTACAGGAAGGAGAAGAAAAACAAATTTGGGAGCGTTTTTACCGTCCCGACCGGTCCAGAACGACGAAAGCTGGAGGAAGCGGACTTGGTCTCCCTATAGCGAAGCAGATCGTCGAAGCACATGGCGGGCGGGTGAATACAGGCAGGGGGAAAGAAGGGGCGGTGTTCTTTTTTATCTTTCCAAAAGAAAAGTAAATCCAAGCATAAGGGAAGGCAGGCGGTTTTCCGTCTGCCTTCCTTAAATGGATTACTTACTCGGCTTTTAAAAGTTTGGCATTCACGGCGACGATAATCGTACTGAGAGACATCAATACAGCTCCGACTGCGGGAGTGAGCAGAATGCCATAAGCATAAAGAACCCCGGCAGCGAGAGGAAGAGCAGCGATATTATATCCTGCTGCCCACCATAGATTCTGAATCATTTTACGATAGGTGGACCGTGAAAGTTTAAGCAGGGAAACAACATCTTTCGGATCGCTCCGGACCAGAATGACATCAGCCGACTCAATCGCAACATCTGTTCCTGCACCTACAGCAATTCCGAGGTCCGCTCCGGCCAGAGCCGGCGCATCATTTACCCCGTCTCCTGTCATCGCTACTTTCAGCCCTCCGGCTTGAATTTCTTTAATCTTTTCCGCTTTTTGATGGGGAAGCACACCCGCGTAGACATCATCCAGATTAAGCTGGCGGCCGACCCAGCGGGCAACTTTTTCATTGTCTCCCGTCAGCATCATTGCCTGAATGCCCATCTCCTTCAGTTCTGCGACGGCCTGATAGGCGGTTTCCCGAACCTGATCAGCAAGAGCGATCATCCCGGATAATTTATTATCAATCAAAACAAAAATGACTGTTTTACCCTGCTCTGACAGCTCGTTGAACTTTTCTTTATCGTACTCGATCTCTGTTTCCTCCATGTAGCCCGGGCTGATCATCTTTATTTCCTTATCTTCCACAAGACCGGTTAATCCTTTTCCAGTCAGTGATTGAAAATCTTCTGGAGCAGAATAGGCAATGCCGCGCTGCTCTGCTTCGCTGACAATACCCCGTGCAATAGGATGCTCCGACTGGGATTCAATAGAGGCAGCCAGTTCGAGGACCTTTTCTTCTGTTTCGTCGTACACGAAGAGGTCCGTAATCCCGAATTCTCCCTTCGTCAGGGTTCCTGTTTTATCAAATACTACCGCATCCAGCGCACGACCTTCCTCAAAGTTAGTACGGTTGCGAATGAGAAGGCCTTTTTTAGCAGAAAGACTCGTGGATACTGCCGTTACGAGAGGTGCCGCAAGACCCAGGGCATGCGGACAGGCAATGACCATGACCGTAACCATACGCTGGATGGAAAAGTTTACGGGATAGCCGAATACAAACCAGACAATGAACGTTGTCGTTCCTGCCAGAACCGCTACATAAAAAAGGAATTTTGCTGCCCGGTTGGCAAGATTCTGGGTCCTGGACTTGGATTCCTGCGCTTCTTTAACCATGTTAATTACCTGGGACAAATAGCTTTCTTCCCCCGTTTTTTCCACAGAAGCGGTAAGGGCGCCCCCGCTGTTGATAGAGCCGGCGATAATTTCGTCATCGACGGTTTTTGGGACAGGGACAGACTCCCCGGTCAGGGTTGATTCATCCACTTCCGACTCCCCGCGGACGATCTTTCCATCCACTGGAATTTTTTCTCCGGGTTTAATCAGCACCTGCTGTCCAGGAGTAAGCTCCGCTATCGGGACTTCTCTGGTGTTTCCGTCTTCCTGCAGAAGGTGGGCAGTGGAAGGCATAAATTTCACGAGCTCTTCCAATGCACTGGAAGCCCCCATAATTGACTTCATTTCAATCCAGTGGCCTAAAAGCATAATTACAATCAATGTGGAAAGCTCCCAGTATATTTCCTGACCGGGAAAACCAAATACAACCGCGGTGCTGTAAAAGTAGGCTACGGACACTGCGAGAGCAATGAGTGTCATCATACCTGGATTCTTATCCCGGACTTCATCCACTGCTCCCGTTAAGAATGGCCATCCTCCGTAGAAATATACGAATGAGGAGAGCGCAAATAAGATGTACATATCTCCTGTAAACCGCCAGTCGACTCCAAGAAAATTCTGGATCATTGGTGAAAGCGCCAGAATGGGAACCATAAAAAGAATGGAAACAAAAAAACGTTTTTTAAACATGCTTCCGTGATCGTGATGACCATCGTGAGAATGCTCTTCAGAATGGTGTTCTTCGCTATGATTATCGTGAGATGAGGAATGATTCACTAACAGCCCCCCCTTTCGAGAATGAAAATGATCGATCAAAAGTATACGCAGTTTTTTCTCTTCAATCTTTTTTAAATGAAGGCTACCCTTGAAAATAAAGT is a window from the Alkalicoccus halolimnae genome containing:
- a CDS encoding sensor histidine kinase, which produces MRRLPVQAAVLVFGTFLILIALISVSFYYSSQAFYENQLLTDIERRLEAHREVLEDSYDPGVLEHVRVMEEGVEESEYILVGADGRVQDSTRNVSTADTDRYLSWIRERMNTEDGFLEFVESSHHSIPHVFAIEPVMGEGEPRAYLFVEEATSRFESTRENLFLLTAGTAFLSMLLAGLLAVLATFFMTRPLIKLRNATEKVAEGDFDTDVYSTRQDEIGELSRSVQAMANRLKEYQMSRQMLLSNVSHDLRTPLTYVKAYAALLKERPDLPPDQLIKQAGVIHGEALRMERLVEDLFQLTKMDEGHLELYTTPENISQTLRDLIPAYEMMAEQEGCIFLPVIPASETKIPLDRERLEQALTNIIRNAFRHTPQGSRVTLELKEDEKDVIISVTDQGSGVQEGEEKQIWERFYRPDRSRTTKAGGSGLGLPIAKQIVEAHGGRVNTGRGKEGAVFFFIFPKEK
- a CDS encoding copper-translocating P-type ATPase, with the protein product MIQNFLGVDWRFTGDMYILFALSSFVYFYGGWPFLTGAVDEVRDKNPGMMTLIALAVSVAYFYSTAVVFGFPGQEIYWELSTLIVIMLLGHWIEMKSIMGASSALEELVKFMPSTAHLLQEDGNTREVPIAELTPGQQVLIKPGEKIPVDGKIVRGESEVDESTLTGESVPVPKTVDDEIIAGSINSGGALTASVEKTGEESYLSQVINMVKEAQESKSRTQNLANRAAKFLFYVAVLAGTTTFIVWFVFGYPVNFSIQRMVTVMVIACPHALGLAAPLVTAVSTSLSAKKGLLIRNRTNFEEGRALDAVVFDKTGTLTKGEFGITDLFVYDETEEKVLELAASIESQSEHPIARGIVSEAEQRGIAYSAPEDFQSLTGKGLTGLVEDKEIKMISPGYMEETEIEYDKEKFNELSEQGKTVIFVLIDNKLSGMIALADQVRETAYQAVAELKEMGIQAMMLTGDNEKVARWVGRQLNLDDVYAGVLPHQKAEKIKEIQAGGLKVAMTGDGVNDAPALAGADLGIAVGAGTDVAIESADVILVRSDPKDVVSLLKLSRSTYRKMIQNLWWAAGYNIAALPLAAGVLYAYGILLTPAVGAVLMSLSTIIVAVNAKLLKAE
- a CDS encoding cell wall-binding repeat-containing protein → MKKRTTTLTGTVILSSVLLLAACGGGGEQDTNNNAGSNEEEASGSSAPMNNDNMPMDDEDMPMNDEDGHMNDEDMPMNDEDGHMNDEDMPMNDENGHMNDEDSMGGNDRESFEEEAAQLPEDFNENADQNLQTTNTKNITRLDAETPEAFSITASQTIWPATHEANQPGTIILADPEEWQETLAALTLVHHPNDGPLLLMEDGLTEELMAEIERLAPLGNDNGVEILAAATLSEEDEAQLEDYNVEQIEAEDPAAFAKEVEDRFADTIDERPDGVLIGSMNEEHQASSMIAGSWIAHMNESLLYVDESVPEATQEALEERDGEAEMYILGSEETISAEVEEELAEFGDVQRIEGESPAELSINFASYEDEEFGWGINEPGHGLVFASPEEAELALAGAPLAHLGKHAPMIWVEGDELQQEHADYLAKLKPHFEDAPMEGPYNHGYILGGEEVISFQTQGIIDDKMEIQPLGGGGHGMH
- a CDS encoding response regulator transcription factor, whose translation is MATQILAVDDEEQMLDLIAACLPSDIYQVTGESRPEQVLEVIKNKKFDLILLDIMMPEMSGWELLKHLKLQQSQPVIMLTALGETEQIVYGLQAGADDYVTKPFEPSELMARIEAVLRRSKTASSSSSLLRAAGIEINTETREVFAEGTAVSLTKKEFEILVKLVKSPGRVFTRDQLLDTISEFGEARMDRSIDAHIKNIREKMKEVQADHEFIETVWGIGYRLPADGEKS